A portion of the Toxoplasma gondii ME49 chromosome VIIb, whole genome shotgun sequence genome contains these proteins:
- a CDS encoding hydrolase, alpha/beta fold family protein (encoded by transcript TGME49_261940) translates to MALRFGSKLDRTVLPRDASHHDVSPCSASFPGEEEEPAGSCVSSKEDLPEDARTSPARAAHACVTSAAECVSKKESCNDVVRDGSSSSTRSRGSASGEHRASRGEAPKQKSVTSDAEIRLAQIIEEDSGRDCNADYPVPKWLRKQGVCSPFSYFRSFKASLGIINYDLRGPPGSPLVVTFHGLNGTQLTFFDLQEVLARFGYRTLIFDLYGHGLSASPRYSFFLKRYGLQFFVKQTDELLEHLGLENERISVVGFSMGCVIAAEYALHRQEFVDHICLVAPAGMLPNKPFPVRVLQRCGWCVSPCCCLVPTCVCRCCFSKKGFIQKYEEEENEERRRSSVCAACDSVAEDPGKEEKKRFLRRRKRKPEGGHKEMSATRECREKAKSSSLPRQTATPQASQERRRRRAETVSESNSAQRGEEKTSSQYGGALGGVSPGELLWRRLMWQLYVKKGVVATFVGCVTHVPLWDGRKIYERLGETGKPVLLLWGEEDTVAPLSCSAALRMLIPNSHLIAFPSCSHLVLADRAQASIGCIMALLDFPRTCDLRRWQFALPFDAGGAYVPPHHRAPPGVCPEDYLRELRYSPKFTIRLSSSDKPQRLPRRAQSRASTETRPKPKGDTAGATLGVTETAGEGLEESASRELEETGGVGIREKVRAQMREEMAAATRREGELVGKRGGDPGAERQEKRMERQEEVVGDSEGERVEFGGGEKKAEEVEEDAFGETGLRPAEDVEGELGGEEEEELFSLESLDETEGRAGEEKASETVHLRADGRRPRSASMAAAAAATSHLLSFDSNSTQEILLQGNADHVLVPALSAAPVQSAFQPPHLRESSSSSLQLTRDS, encoded by the exons ATGGCTCTTCGCTTCGGCTCCAAGCTGGACCGCACTGTCCTGCCGCGAGACGCCTCGCATCACGACGTATCTCCGTGCAGTGCCTCGTTTcctggcgaggaagaggagccgGCTGGCAGCTGCGTCTCTTCCAAAGAGGATCTCCCCGAAGACGCACGCACCTCGCCCGCCCgcgcggcgcatgcatgcgtgacTTCTGCGGCAGAGTGTGTCTCCAAGAAGGAAAGCTGCAATGACGTGGTGAGAGATGGAAGTTCCTCTTCGACTCGGAGCCGCGGGAGCGCGAGCGGCGAGCAtcgcgcctctcgaggcgaGGCGCCGAAGCAGAAGTCTGTGACAAGTGACGCAGAAATCCGACTCGCACAGATCATCGAAGAAGATTCAGGCCGAGACTGCAACGCTGACTACCCCGTCCCCAAGTGGCTGAGAAAGCAAGGCGTATGCAGTCCTTTCTCCTACTTCCGTTCCTTCAAGGCCTCTCTGGGCATCATCAACTACGATTTGAGAGGCCCACCTGGAAGTCCTCTG GTTGTCACATTTCACGGTCTTAACGGGACGCAGTTAACCTTTTTCGACTTGCAAGAAGTTCTCGCGCGTTTTGGCTACAGGACTTTGATTTTCG ATCTCTACGGTCACGGgctgtctgcgtcgccaCGATACAGCTTTTTTCTGAAACGGTACGGCCTCCAGTTCTTCGTCAAGCAGACCGACGAACTTCTTGAGCATCTCGGCCTCGAGAACGAGCGCATTTCTGTCGTAGGCTTTTCAATGG GGTGTGTGATCGCAGCGGAGTACGCTCTTCATCGGCAAGAGTTCGTGGATCACATCTGTCTCGTTGCGCCAGCTGGCATGCTCCCAAATAAACCTTTTCCGGTCAGAGTTCTTCAGCGCTGCGGCTGGTGTGTCTCCCCGTGTTGCTGCCTCGTCCCCACCTGCGTCTGCCGTTGCTGCTTCAGCAAGAAAGGATTCATCCAG AAGtacgaagaggaggagaacgaggagcggCGCCGCTCGAGTGTCTGCGCAGCGTGCGACTCGGTGGCTGAGGATCCgggaaaggaggagaagaagcgttttttgcggcgaagaaaacgaaaaccaGAGGGTGGACACAAGGAGATGTCGGCTACGCGAGAGtgtcgagaaaaagcgaagtcttcctctctccctagGCAGACGGCGACCCCTCAAGCGAGTCaagagaggcggaggaggcgcgcggagacagtctcGGAGTCCAATAGCGCtcaacgaggagaagaaaagacttCCAGTCAATACGGAGGCGCACTCGGTGGAGTATCCCCAGGAGAACTGCTGTGGAGGAGACTCATGTGGCAACTCTACGTCAAGAAAGGCGTCGTCGCAACCTTTGTCGGATGCGTTACACACGTTCCTCTCTGGGACGGGAGGAAGATCTACGAGCGG CTGggcgagacaggaaagcCTGTCCTTTTGCTGTGGGGCGAGGAGGACACggtcgcgcctctctcgtgtTCTGCGGCGCTACGCATGTTGATACCCAACTCGCACTTGatcgcctttccttcctgcTCCCATCTGGTGCTCGCGGATCGCGCGCAGGCGAGCATAGGCTGCATCATGGCGCTCCTCGACTTCCCGCGGACGTGCGACCTGCGTCGGTGGCAATTCGCACTGCCCTTCGACGCAGGCGGCGCCTACGTCCCCCCACACCATCGCGCGCCCCCAGGCGTTTGCCCGGAAGACTACCTCCGCGAGCTCCGATACTCGCCCAAGTTCACCATTCGCCTGTCGAGCTCAGACAAGCCTCAGCGCCTCCCGAGACGCGCGCAGAGCCGCGCCTCCACGGAGACACGCCCGAAaccgaaaggagacactgcagGCGCGACCCTGGGCGtcacggagacagcgggggAGGGTCTCGAGGAATCAGCAAGTAGGGAActagaggagacaggcggcgTAGGGATCCGAGAGAAGGTCAGAGCCCAGATGAGGGAGGAGATGGCGGCTgcgacgcggagagaaggggagcTTGTGGGGAAGCGCGGAGGCGACCCGGGAGctgagagacaggagaaacgaatggagagacaggaggaggtAGTTGGAGACAGTGAAGGAGAGCGTGTGGAGTtcggaggcggagagaagaaggcagaggaggtcgaggaagacgccTTCGGGGAAACGGGACTGCGGCCTGCAGAAGATGTAGAGGGAGAGttgggaggagaggaagaagaagagctttTCAGCCTTGAGTCTCTTGACGAAACAGAAG GTcgcgcgggagaagagaaggcttCCGAGACAGTTCATCTTCGCGCAGACGGCCGGCGACCCCGCAGCGCGTCGATGGCtgcggcggcggctgcgACGTCtcaccttctttctttcgattCCAATTCTACTCAAGAAATTCTTCTTCAGGGAAATGCAGACCATGTACTGGTGCCAGCGCTGTCCGCAGCACCCGTGCAAAGCGCCTTTCAGCCCCCACACTTGCGCGAgtcttcttccagttctCTCCAGCTCACGCGCGACTCTTAG
- the ATPB gene encoding ATP synthase beta subunit ATP-B (encoded by transcript TGME49_261950~Product name based on PMID:19286986.), producing the protein MASPALQTCWRNLARLSGAQVRPSHFGAFSLGSRMSPFSSLLGARASPIATGRAGLRFLSSAAPNPGKKPASAAPPAGTNHGRITQVIGAVVDVHFDEQLPPILNSLEVQGHTNRLVLEVAQHLGENTVRTIAMDATEGLVRGQKVVDTGAPIQVPVGVETLGRIMNVIGEPVDECGPVPAKKTYSIHRAAPLFADQSTEPGLLQTGIKVVDLLAPYAKGGKIGLFGGAGVGKTVLIMELINNVANKHGGFSVFAGVGERTREGNDLYHEMMTTGVIKRKKLEDGKFDFTGSKAALVYGQMNEPPGARARVALTALSVAEYFRDEQGQDVLLFIDNIYRFTQAGSEVSALLGRIPSAVGYQPTLATDLGQLQERITTTKKGSITSVQAVYVPADDLTDPAPATTFAHLDATTVLSRQIAELGIYPAVDPLDSTSRMLAPEIVGQEHYDTARATQKLLQDYKSLQDIIAILGMDELSEEDKLVVSRARKIQRFLSQPFTVAEVFTGKPGRFVELPETIKSAQTILRGECDDLPEMAFYMCGGLEEVRSKAVKMAQEAASGK; encoded by the exons ATGGCGTCTCCCGCACTCCAAACTTGCTGGCGAAATCTTGCGCGCCTCTCCGGCGCGCAGGTTCGGCCGAGCCACTTTGgagccttttctctcggcagccgcatgtctcctttttcttctctcctcggcgcCCGCGCCTCTCCCATCGCCACCGGCCGCGCcggtctccgttttctttcttctgcggcgcCGAATCCCGGAAAGAAACCAGCAAGCGCTGCCCCGCCAGCCGGAACGAACCACGGCCGCATCACCCAAGTCATCGGGGCCGTCGTGGACGTTCACTTCGACGAACAACTCCCGCCAATTCTCAACAGCTTGGAAGTCCAGGGCCACACCAACAGACTCGTCCTCGAGGTCGCGCAACACCTGG GCGAAAACACGGTCAGGACGATTGCGATGGACGCGACGGAGGGTCTCGTACGCGGACAGAAAGTCGTCGACACAGGTGCTCCCATTCAG GTGCCCGTCGGCGTTGAGACTCTGGGACGCATCATGAACGTCATTGGAGAGCCTGTGGATGAGTGTGGACCGGTTCCTGCGAAGAAGACCTACTCGATTCACCGCGCAGCTCCACTCTTTGCCGACCAGTCGACGGAACCCG GCCTTCTGCAGACCGGCATCAAGGTCGTGGATCTCCTGGCGCCGTACGCGAAGGGAGGGAAAATCGGTCTCTTTGGCGGTGCAGGAGTCGGCAAGACTGTGTTGATTATGGAGTTGATCAACAACGTCGCGAACAAGCACGGaggtttctctgtgtttgcgGGTGTCGGCGAGAGGACGCGCGAGGGGAACGACTTGTACCACGAAATGATGACGACTGGAGTGATTAAGCGGAAGAAGTTGGAAGATGGCAAGTTCGACTTCACCGGCTCCAAGGCTGCGCTGGTGTACGGACAGATGAACGAGCCTCCCGGTGCGCGTGCGCGCGTCGCCCTGACTGCTCTGTCTGTCGCCGAGTACTTCCGTGACGAGCAAGGCCAAGACGTGTTGCTTTTCATCGACAACATCTACCGCTTCACTCAAGCTGGCTCTGAGGTGTCTGCGTTGCTCGGACGCATTCCCAGCGCCGTCGGATACCAGCCGACGCTGGCGACCGATCTCGGGCAGCTCCAGGAGCGAATCAccacgacgaagaagggatCGATTACCTCCGTCCAGGCCGTCTACGTACCTGCAGATGACTTGACGGATCCTGCGCCCGCGACAACTTTTGCTCATCTCGACGCCACCACTGTGCTGTCTCGGCAGATCGCCGAGCTGGGGATTTATCCCGCCGTCGACCCGCTCGACTCGACGAGTCGCATGCTGGCTCCGGAGATCGTCGGTCAGGAGCACTACGACACGGCCCGCGCGACTCAGAAGCTGCTCCAGGACTACAAGTCCCTGCAGGATATCATCGCCATTCTGGGAATGGACGAGCTGAGTGAGGAAGACAAGCTGGTCGTCTCGCGCGCGCGCAAGATCCAGAGATTCCTCTCCCAGCCGTTCACAGTCGCGGAAGTCTTCACGGGCAAACCCGGACGCTTCGTCGAGCTGCCCGAAACCATCAAGAGCGCGCAGACGATCCTCCGAGGCGAGTGCGACGACTTGCCCGAAATGGCTTTCTACATGTGCGGCGGCCTCGAGGAAGTGCGTTCGAAGGCCGTGAAGATGGCGCAGGAAGCGGCGAGCGGAAAGTAG